The Budorcas taxicolor isolate Tak-1 chromosome 5, Takin1.1, whole genome shotgun sequence genome includes a window with the following:
- the LOC128047679 gene encoding 40S ribosomal protein S24-like, translated as MNDTVTIRTRKFMTNRLLQWKQMVIDVLHPGKATVPKTEIREKLAKMYKTTPDVIFVFGFRTHFGGGKTTGFGMIYDSLDYVKKNEPKHRLARHGLYEKKKTSRKQ; from the coding sequence ATGAACGACACAGTAACTATCCGGACTAGGAAGTTCATGACCAACCGACTGCTTCAGTGGAAACAAATGGTCATCGATGTTCTTCACCCTGGAAAGGCAACAGTACCTAAAACAGAAATTCGGGAAAAACTGGCCAAAATGTACAAGACCACACCAGATGTCATCTTTGTATTTGGATTCAGAACTCATTTTGGTGGTGGCAAGACAACTGGCTTCGGCATGATTTATGATTCCTTGGATTACGTGAAGAAGAATGAGCCCAAACATAGGCTTGCAAGACATGGCCTGtatgagaagaaaaagacctCAAGAAAACAGTGA